One part of the Maridesulfovibrio sp. genome encodes these proteins:
- the nusA gene encoding transcription termination factor NusA, whose translation MGSELKKAIDQISKDRGIDRDLLIDTLEEAVRSSVARKYGDAMDIEVNFNEEAGEIEVYQFKVVAEEVEDEISEITLEEAKEHDPNVQIDDEMGFKLKVEDLGRIAAQSAKQVIIQRMRDAEQEIIYDEFKNRMNEIVSGIIQRRDRTGWIINLGRTEAVLPKNEQIPRERYKRGDRVQAFIIDVQKESRGPQIVVSRSHPDYMTALFKREVPEVDDATVKIMGVARDPGLRAKVAVNSLDRDVDPVGACVGIRGSRIQNIVQELRGERIDIVVWSQDIAKYAQNALSPAVITRIAVDEDEKTLEVVVPDDQLTVAIGRKGQNVKLASRLLGWKIDVFTESRYGEMNAASKGMDQVASVAEIPVDNFISAGFETVSQVANASEEILMSISGMTPSKVSDIKSAIMLLGIGADEEETVEEAFQQENVTEAPADAEELVEESAGDETASAEEIAQNAEDEEE comes from the coding sequence ATGGGTTCTGAACTCAAAAAAGCGATTGACCAGATCAGCAAGGACCGCGGGATCGACAGAGACCTGCTCATCGATACCCTTGAAGAAGCGGTTCGTTCTTCTGTGGCCCGCAAATACGGCGATGCCATGGATATCGAGGTCAATTTCAATGAAGAAGCCGGTGAAATCGAAGTCTACCAGTTCAAGGTAGTTGCCGAAGAAGTTGAAGACGAAATCAGCGAAATTACTCTCGAAGAAGCAAAAGAGCATGACCCCAACGTCCAGATCGACGATGAAATGGGCTTTAAGCTCAAAGTTGAAGATCTCGGCAGGATCGCCGCCCAGTCTGCCAAGCAGGTTATCATACAGCGCATGCGTGATGCGGAACAGGAAATCATCTACGATGAATTCAAAAACCGCATGAATGAAATAGTAAGCGGTATTATTCAGCGCCGCGACCGCACCGGTTGGATCATCAACCTCGGACGCACTGAAGCTGTACTGCCCAAAAACGAACAGATTCCCCGCGAAAGATACAAACGCGGCGACCGTGTGCAGGCATTTATCATCGATGTACAGAAAGAATCCCGCGGCCCCCAGATCGTGGTTTCCCGTTCACATCCCGATTACATGACAGCACTTTTCAAAAGGGAAGTTCCCGAAGTGGACGATGCCACAGTCAAAATCATGGGTGTTGCCCGTGATCCGGGACTGCGTGCTAAGGTTGCGGTTAACTCTCTTGACCGCGATGTTGATCCTGTCGGCGCTTGCGTCGGTATCCGTGGTTCCCGCATCCAGAACATTGTTCAGGAACTGCGCGGCGAACGTATAGATATCGTTGTCTGGAGTCAGGATATTGCAAAATATGCCCAGAATGCCCTTTCTCCTGCGGTAATTACCAGAATCGCAGTTGATGAAGATGAGAAAACTCTTGAAGTTGTAGTTCCCGATGACCAGCTGACTGTGGCTATCGGACGCAAAGGCCAGAACGTAAAGCTGGCTTCAAGACTTCTGGGTTGGAAAATAGATGTCTTCACTGAAAGCCGCTACGGCGAAATGAACGCTGCAAGCAAGGGCATGGATCAGGTTGCCAGTGTTGCTGAAATTCCGGTGGACAACTTTATTTCCGCCGGGTTCGAAACAGTAAGTCAGGTCGCCAATGCTTCTGAAGAGATTCTCATGTCAATCTCCGGCATGACTCCTTCCAAAGTCTCCGACATCAAGTCCGCGATTATGTTGCTGGGCATCGGTGCGGATGAAGAGGAAACTGTAGAAGAAGCTTTCCAGCAAGAGAATGTTACCGAAGCTCCCGCTGATGCGGAAGAGCTGGTTGAAGAATCCGCAGGCGATGAAACTGCTTCGGCAGAAGAAATTGCTCAAAATGCGGAAGACGAAGAAGAATAG
- a CDS encoding DUF448 domain-containing protein: MTGKDSTEKHVPTRSCVICRQRFAKEELFRFVVGKGASDSGLIPDEKKVMHGRGYYVCDNDKCLERFKFFRPRKKNFRG; the protein is encoded by the coding sequence TTGACCGGAAAGGACAGCACAGAAAAACATGTACCGACAAGGTCATGTGTCATTTGCAGGCAGCGTTTTGCCAAAGAAGAACTGTTCAGGTTCGTTGTGGGCAAGGGGGCTTCCGACAGCGGACTTATTCCGGATGAGAAAAAGGTAATGCATGGTCGTGGATATTATGTTTGCGACAATGATAAGTGCCTTGAAAGATTTAAATTTTTTCGGCCACGGAAGAAGAACTTCAGGGGGTAG
- the infB gene encoding translation initiation factor IF-2, with protein MASKIKVKELATELGVSAKDILQKLREHGVQAKSTVATIDSDQADAIRKDLVGKSGKVEQREVQPGVIVRRRKGGRKKATEDEPEENSATPAKEEKKEAPVAEKQETPKETTSEKKKPAKKAPVRNEKPKVKIIKPEDLHKKEEAPASEKTAAPEVETPPAAKVAEDKEAVKKAPVAKKEEPKKEAAPEKPQAEAETKPAAESEKAKEAEPKKKKRKKKKEVEAPKVKIISRPDPNLQAAQRAAEGPGGARRRPSEGDDDRRGARPAGRPGGGRPSAGRPSGPGGPGGPGGRPSGGGGGGGRPVPGAPSPGNDQSKKKKFKKDKRVVEFGKEYRKDDGERDLESKFRGKKKGRKTKGRPDQAPVQQKPLKAAKRKIKFNEAIRLSDMAHQMGLKAQELIKALFGLGVMATINQSLDLDTATLLASEFEYEIENVSYSEEELLLPTSDADKEENLKARPPIVTIMGHVDHGKTSLLDAIRHSAVTDGEAGGITQHIGAYHVSTDRGEIVFLDTPGHEAFTTMRMRGAQVTDIVILVVAADDGVMDQTREAISHSKAAGVPIVVAVNKMDKEGANPERVQRELAEFDLVPEDWGGDTMFVPVSAKMGTGLDSLLEMVQLQAEVLELRANPDKAARGNIVEAKLDKGRGPVGTVLIQEGTINQGDPFVCGLYHGRVRAMFDDRGRKIETAGPAFPVEIQGFDGIPEAGDEFICVADDKIARRIAQERKLKHRERELAGKSKVTLESFLASKPDQDAQTLNVVLKADVQGSLEAINEALAKLATDEIKVEVIHGGAGAITESDILLASASQAIIIGFNVRPTVKIKEIAEREEVEIRFYDIIYKLVGEIKDAMGGMLSPDIKEEYLGQAEVKQTFSVPKVGVIAGCYVVDGKLTRHAKVRLLRDGVVIYTGSLTSLKRFKDDAKEVAKGYECGVGLERFNDIKEGDFIEAFQVVEVARTLE; from the coding sequence ATGGCTTCAAAAATCAAAGTAAAGGAATTGGCCACCGAACTCGGTGTCAGTGCCAAAGATATCCTTCAAAAACTCCGCGAACACGGCGTACAGGCGAAAAGCACTGTAGCCACTATTGATTCTGATCAGGCAGATGCGATCCGAAAGGATCTTGTCGGCAAATCCGGAAAGGTAGAACAGCGTGAAGTACAGCCCGGCGTAATTGTTCGCCGTCGCAAAGGCGGACGCAAGAAAGCTACAGAAGATGAGCCTGAAGAAAATTCAGCGACTCCTGCAAAAGAAGAAAAGAAAGAAGCTCCTGTTGCAGAAAAGCAGGAAACTCCAAAAGAAACGACATCTGAAAAGAAAAAACCCGCCAAAAAAGCTCCTGTGAGAAACGAGAAGCCCAAGGTAAAAATAATCAAGCCTGAAGATCTTCATAAGAAAGAAGAAGCCCCCGCAAGTGAAAAAACAGCAGCACCCGAAGTGGAAACTCCCCCTGCCGCAAAGGTTGCTGAAGACAAAGAAGCCGTAAAGAAAGCTCCTGTTGCTAAAAAAGAAGAGCCCAAAAAAGAAGCGGCTCCTGAAAAGCCACAGGCCGAGGCAGAAACCAAACCCGCGGCTGAAAGCGAAAAAGCTAAAGAAGCTGAGCCTAAGAAGAAAAAGCGCAAGAAAAAGAAAGAAGTTGAAGCGCCTAAAGTAAAAATTATTTCCAGACCTGATCCCAACCTTCAGGCTGCTCAGCGTGCAGCAGAAGGTCCGGGTGGTGCAAGACGCCGTCCTTCCGAAGGCGATGATGACCGTCGCGGAGCTCGTCCTGCTGGACGTCCTGGCGGAGGCCGTCCCAGCGCCGGAAGACCCAGCGGTCCTGGTGGCCCCGGTGGTCCTGGTGGTCGTCCCAGTGGCGGTGGCGGCGGTGGCGGAAGACCCGTTCCCGGTGCTCCTTCACCCGGAAATGATCAGAGCAAAAAGAAAAAATTCAAAAAAGATAAACGTGTAGTCGAGTTCGGTAAAGAATACCGTAAAGACGACGGCGAAAGAGACCTTGAAAGCAAATTCCGCGGCAAAAAGAAAGGCCGCAAAACCAAAGGCCGCCCTGACCAGGCTCCTGTACAGCAGAAGCCGCTTAAGGCTGCTAAGCGTAAAATAAAGTTCAATGAAGCCATCCGTCTTTCCGACATGGCTCACCAAATGGGACTGAAAGCTCAGGAACTGATCAAGGCTCTCTTCGGACTTGGTGTAATGGCGACCATTAACCAGTCTCTCGACCTTGATACAGCAACTCTGCTTGCTTCCGAGTTTGAATACGAAATCGAAAACGTTTCCTACTCCGAAGAAGAACTGCTGCTGCCCACAAGTGATGCTGACAAGGAAGAAAATCTCAAAGCACGTCCGCCCATTGTTACCATTATGGGACACGTTGACCACGGTAAGACATCTCTGCTGGACGCCATCCGCCACAGTGCTGTTACTGATGGCGAGGCTGGCGGTATTACCCAGCACATTGGTGCATACCACGTTTCCACCGACCGCGGTGAGATCGTATTTCTCGATACTCCCGGTCACGAAGCGTTTACTACCATGCGTATGCGTGGAGCACAGGTTACCGATATCGTTATCCTTGTTGTAGCAGCTGACGATGGCGTTATGGATCAGACCCGTGAAGCTATCAGTCACTCTAAAGCAGCGGGCGTACCTATCGTTGTTGCAGTCAACAAGATGGATAAAGAAGGCGCCAACCCTGAACGCGTACAGCGTGAACTGGCTGAATTCGACCTCGTTCCTGAAGACTGGGGCGGCGATACCATGTTCGTTCCCGTTTCAGCGAAAATGGGTACCGGGCTTGATAGCCTGCTCGAAATGGTACAGCTGCAGGCGGAAGTTCTGGAACTCAGAGCCAACCCCGATAAAGCTGCTCGTGGTAATATTGTTGAAGCCAAACTCGACAAAGGACGCGGTCCTGTCGGTACTGTCCTCATCCAGGAAGGTACCATCAACCAGGGCGACCCTTTTGTCTGCGGTTTATATCACGGCCGTGTACGTGCCATGTTTGATGACCGTGGCCGCAAGATCGAAACAGCTGGTCCGGCCTTCCCGGTCGAGATTCAGGGTTTTGACGGTATCCCGGAAGCCGGTGATGAGTTTATCTGCGTAGCTGACGATAAAATCGCCCGCCGCATTGCGCAGGAACGCAAGCTCAAACACCGTGAACGTGAGCTGGCAGGTAAGTCCAAGGTTACCCTTGAGTCCTTCCTCGCCTCCAAGCCTGATCAGGATGCTCAGACTCTTAACGTCGTCCTTAAGGCCGACGTACAGGGTTCGCTTGAAGCGATTAACGAAGCTCTCGCAAAACTGGCTACCGACGAAATCAAGGTCGAAGTCATCCACGGCGGTGCAGGCGCTATTACTGAATCCGATATCCTGCTGGCTTCCGCTTCGCAGGCAATTATTATCGGCTTCAACGTAAGGCCCACTGTTAAGATTAAGGAAATCGCCGAGCGCGAAGAAGTGGAAATCCGCTTTTACGACATCATCTACAAGCTGGTCGGCGAAATCAAAGACGCTATGGGTGGCATGCTCTCTCCTGACATCAAGGAAGAGTACCTCGGTCAGGCAGAAGTCAAGCAGACTTTCTCCGTACCAAAAGTTGGCGTCATTGCAGGCTGTTACGTTGTCGATGGCAAGCTGACAAGGCATGCTAAAGTTCGTCTGCTGCGCGACGGAGTAGTTATCTACACCGGCTCCCTGACTTCTCTGAAACGTTTCAAGGATGACGCCAAAGAAGTAGCTAAGGGCTACGAATGCGGTGTTGGACTGGAAAGGTTCAACGACATCAAAGAAGGTGACTTTATCGAAGCCTTCCAGGTCGTGGAAGTTGCAAGAACCTTAGAATAA
- a CDS encoding DUF503 domain-containing protein: MIIGVLSLEFRLHGNRSLKGKRKISLSLKQKLRNKFNVSVSEVEAQDMHEKLMLAVVTVANETRKVESTLSKALAMIEAMAPAELINCETEIFSS, translated from the coding sequence ATGATCATCGGCGTACTCTCACTGGAATTCAGGCTGCACGGAAACAGATCTCTCAAAGGGAAGCGGAAAATCTCCCTCAGTTTAAAACAGAAATTGCGAAACAAATTCAATGTCAGTGTTTCCGAGGTAGAAGCTCAAGATATGCATGAAAAATTAATGCTGGCCGTAGTGACTGTAGCCAATGAAACCCGCAAGGTTGAGTCGACCTTATCCAAAGCTCTGGCAATGATCGAAGCCATGGCTCCGGCTGAACTAATCAATTGCGAAACAGAAATTTTCAGTTCCTGA
- the rbfA gene encoding 30S ribosome-binding factor RbfA, whose amino-acid sequence MKTSTSRRSVKMGDQIMREIATMLIEEIGDPRLEMVSISGVRMNKDNKIAEVMFTMAGDKEKIAAAVKALDKAKGHIRSKLSKRIRVRQIPELRFVHDNFLEEMVYGSSTERDMSDS is encoded by the coding sequence ATGAAGACATCAACATCACGCCGTTCCGTTAAAATGGGCGACCAGATCATGCGCGAAATTGCGACAATGCTCATTGAAGAGATAGGCGATCCGCGTTTGGAAATGGTATCCATAAGCGGTGTGCGTATGAACAAAGATAATAAAATCGCTGAGGTGATGTTCACCATGGCCGGGGACAAGGAAAAGATCGCAGCAGCTGTCAAAGCTCTTGACAAAGCCAAGGGTCACATACGCAGCAAGCTGAGCAAACGTATCCGCGTCCGTCAGATTCCTGAACTGAGGTTCGTGCACGACAACTTCCTTGAGGAGATGGTTTATGGAAGCTCAACTGAAAGAGATATGTCGGATTCTTAG
- a CDS encoding bifunctional oligoribonuclease/PAP phosphatase NrnA, with translation MEAQLKEICRILREEDDFLVAAHFNPDGDALGSTAAMGYILEKLGKRYRLYNQSGKPEAMAWFETPSPILTEIPKGFDGWYIILDCGDAPRMGETLMNAVDPEKSINIDHHMGNSGFAAVNWVDTNRPAVGEMITLIAREFKISLCGKLGEAIYLSIATDTGFFSYNNTKPETLEIIADILRYGLDLGEFVPKIRNQWTMKRINLWSNALGKIELHHDGQTALLFIPQEMLDEADATGTDCEGLVSFILRIKGVRVAVLIREDSPMRYKFSLRSQSKDNVQAVASLFGGGGHKNASGGLIENTPDTVRERLIAAIGDKVMK, from the coding sequence ATGGAAGCTCAACTGAAAGAGATATGTCGGATTCTTAGAGAAGAAGACGACTTTCTCGTTGCAGCGCATTTTAACCCGGACGGTGACGCCTTAGGCTCTACAGCAGCCATGGGCTACATTCTCGAAAAGCTCGGAAAACGCTACCGCCTCTATAACCAGAGTGGTAAGCCGGAAGCCATGGCTTGGTTCGAGACCCCGTCTCCTATTCTGACCGAAATCCCCAAAGGATTTGACGGATGGTACATCATCCTTGACTGCGGCGATGCGCCACGCATGGGTGAAACACTCATGAACGCAGTGGACCCTGAAAAATCCATCAATATTGACCATCACATGGGAAATTCCGGTTTTGCAGCAGTAAACTGGGTGGATACAAACCGTCCTGCTGTCGGTGAAATGATAACTCTCATCGCCCGTGAATTCAAAATTTCACTTTGCGGCAAACTGGGTGAAGCCATTTACCTGTCCATTGCTACCGACACAGGTTTTTTCTCCTACAACAATACTAAACCCGAGACCCTTGAAATCATCGCAGATATCCTGCGCTACGGTCTTGATCTCGGAGAGTTTGTTCCTAAAATCCGCAACCAGTGGACCATGAAACGCATCAACCTCTGGTCCAATGCGTTAGGCAAAATTGAATTGCACCATGACGGCCAGACCGCGCTGCTGTTCATCCCGCAGGAAATGCTCGATGAAGCAGATGCTACCGGAACTGATTGTGAAGGTCTTGTCAGCTTCATACTGCGAATTAAAGGCGTTCGTGTTGCGGTGCTTATTCGTGAGGACAGCCCCATGCGTTACAAATTCAGCCTTCGTTCACAGTCTAAAGACAACGTGCAGGCAGTGGCTTCTCTCTTCGGAGGCGGAGGACACAAGAATGCCAGTGGCGGGCTGATTGAAAACACCCCTGACACCGTGCGTGAGCGACTCATCGCCGCTATCGGTGATAAAGTAATGAAGTAA
- the truB gene encoding tRNA pseudouridine(55) synthase TruB yields MGRKPKKSPFQKHGVLVLNKPSGPTSTDCLNSIKRELKQYKIGHAGTLDPLAEGVLLVMLGNATKLGPYLLGHDKVYTGSLSIGRTTDTYDIQGTETSTADITGITEKMVENEILHWNDLTSQEVPAYSAAKHNGKPLYELARKGEETPVKIKSIEIFDAEPLEVTLPLARFRVGCSAGTYIRSLVHSLGSRLGCGAVMESLRREESRPYRLSEAHNLDEVLADRDGFEARIIPLADALPHWHKFTVSENMSKAIMNGTRIPVEDIAAEQKIIEGERAMFLDPEGTALALMETKQVDGKLLWIILRGLWG; encoded by the coding sequence ATGGGTAGAAAACCTAAGAAAAGTCCTTTTCAGAAACACGGTGTGCTGGTTTTAAATAAACCGAGCGGGCCAACATCTACAGATTGTCTCAATTCGATCAAGCGCGAACTGAAACAGTACAAAATCGGCCATGCCGGAACTCTTGATCCATTGGCGGAAGGCGTGTTACTGGTGATGCTCGGTAACGCCACTAAGTTAGGGCCTTATCTGCTGGGACATGATAAAGTATACACAGGAAGCTTAAGTATCGGAAGAACTACGGACACTTACGATATTCAGGGCACAGAAACTTCCACCGCTGATATTACCGGTATTACGGAAAAAATGGTGGAAAATGAAATTTTACACTGGAATGACTTGACTAGTCAGGAAGTTCCTGCCTATTCGGCTGCAAAGCATAATGGCAAACCGCTCTATGAACTGGCCAGAAAGGGTGAAGAAACCCCGGTCAAAATCAAGAGCATTGAAATATTTGATGCAGAACCGCTGGAAGTGACTCTGCCACTGGCCCGTTTCCGGGTTGGGTGCTCTGCCGGCACCTATATTCGCTCCCTGGTCCATAGCTTGGGGTCGCGGCTCGGATGTGGCGCGGTAATGGAATCACTTAGGCGTGAAGAAAGTCGGCCTTACAGGCTGAGTGAAGCGCACAACCTGGATGAGGTTCTTGCCGATCGTGATGGATTCGAGGCACGGATCATCCCTCTTGCGGATGCCCTACCCCATTGGCACAAGTTTACCGTTTCGGAAAACATGTCCAAAGCCATCATGAACGGAACCAGAATACCTGTCGAGGATATTGCTGCTGAACAGAAGATTATCGAAGGGGAAAGAGCTATGTTTCTTGACCCTGAAGGTACTGCTCTGGCCCTTATGGAGACCAAGCAGGTTGACGGTAAGCTTCTCTGGATAATTCTTCGCGGCCTCTGGGGCTGA
- the rpsO gene encoding 30S ribosomal protein S15, whose translation MVMTAEDKAKVIEEYQTKPGDTGSPEVQVALLTARIQYLTDHFKSHKKDFHSRTGLLKMVGQRRNILKYLKSKDIQRYRDLIARLGLRK comes from the coding sequence ATGGTTATGACTGCTGAAGACAAGGCAAAAGTTATTGAAGAATACCAGACCAAACCTGGTGACACCGGCTCCCCTGAAGTTCAGGTTGCGCTTCTTACCGCAAGAATCCAGTACCTGACAGACCACTTCAAGAGCCACAAAAAGGATTTTCACTCCCGCACCGGCCTGCTGAAAATGGTTGGTCAGCGCAGAAACATCCTGAAGTACCTGAAGTCCAAAGACATTCAGCGTTACCGTGATCTTATTGCAAGACTTGGTCTGCGCAAATAA